A genome region from Leifsonia sp. Root112D2 includes the following:
- a CDS encoding sugar phosphate isomerase/epimerase family protein, with the protein MTSSNLSVQLYTVRELLAEDLAGTIKRIAELGFTQVEPFNFTGLEGLGDALKANGLTAPTTHAHFIGEDAAPVFAAARELGIQTVIDPYVPAERWQTAESVAEIAAQLNAAAKVAAGFGITVGYHNHNHELESIIDGTNALEVFAAQLDPEVVLEVDTYWVKVGGVDPVELLGRLGDRVVALHIKDGPGTRENKDQVAVGKGSMPVRAIIEAAPKALRVIELDDSRDDRFQAIADSYSYLTAAGLA; encoded by the coding sequence GTGACCTCGTCAAATCTTTCCGTGCAGCTCTACACCGTGCGGGAATTGCTCGCCGAAGACCTGGCCGGCACCATCAAGCGCATCGCCGAGCTTGGCTTCACCCAGGTGGAGCCGTTCAATTTCACCGGTCTCGAGGGCCTGGGCGATGCTCTGAAGGCCAACGGCCTGACCGCGCCGACCACCCACGCGCACTTCATCGGCGAAGATGCCGCGCCGGTGTTCGCTGCCGCGCGTGAACTCGGCATCCAGACCGTGATCGACCCGTATGTGCCAGCCGAGCGCTGGCAGACTGCAGAAAGCGTTGCCGAAATCGCCGCGCAGCTCAACGCCGCGGCGAAGGTCGCCGCAGGCTTCGGCATCACGGTCGGTTACCACAACCACAACCACGAGCTGGAGAGCATCATCGACGGCACCAACGCCCTCGAAGTATTCGCCGCGCAGCTCGACCCCGAGGTGGTGCTCGAGGTCGACACGTACTGGGTCAAGGTCGGTGGCGTCGACCCGGTCGAACTGCTCGGGCGCCTCGGCGACCGCGTTGTCGCCCTGCACATCAAGGACGGCCCGGGTACCAGGGAGAACAAGGATCAGGTCGCCGTGGGCAAGGGATCCATGCCCGTGCGCGCGATCATCGAGGCGGCGCCGAAGGCGTTGCGCGTGATCGAGCTCGACGACTCCCGGGACGATCGCTTCCAGGCCATCGCAGACAGCTACTCCTACCTCACCGCTGCAGGCCTCGCATGA